One genomic region from Indicator indicator isolate 239-I01 chromosome 7, UM_Iind_1.1, whole genome shotgun sequence encodes:
- the CUEDC2 gene encoding CUE domain-containing protein 2, producing the protein MDLERIIRDTLTHFIQSHIPAADLSGMDDVFFSYITGVLEELGSPESSEETFDMDTFLEMMEAYIPGFAEIHSGDICEMMFSLSERLGEARSKEKPGQKVVESRSEAPSEDLTKGQEPGVGACNGEGLCTLTNGAGAKEGNDLKDGVELLLEMFPACTMSQAEKALAMALGNLEEAVQLIVDEKVEIGPAGASVKELARPRRAPNHEELKQVILQKYMMVDSADDQKTHRPAPPKEAPKKLIRYIDNQVVSTKGERYKDIKKPESEEMKRTYISLKPARKYKFH; encoded by the exons ATGGACCTTGAAAGAATCATTCGAGACACACTGACACACTTCATCCAGTcccacatccctgcagcagACCTCAG TGGGATGGatgatgttttcttctcttataTCACGGGTGTCCTGGAAGAGCTGGGCTCACCAGAGTCCTCTGAGGAGACTTTTGACATGGACACCTTTCTGGAAATGATGGAGGCATATATTCCTGGTTTTGCAGAAATCCACAG TGGGGATATTTGTGAAATGATGTTCTCCCTCTCAGAAAGGCTTGGTGAAGCTCGCAGCAAAG AAAAACCTGGCCAAAAGGTTGTGGAAAGCAGGAGCGAAGCACCCTCTGAAGACCTGACCAAGGGCCAGGAGCCTGGAGTTGGAGCCTGCAACGGGGAAGGGCTGTGCACTCTAACAAATGGAGCCGGGGCCAAG GAAGGCAATGACTTGAAGGATGGGGTGGAGCTGCTACTGGAGATGTTCCCAGCTTGTACTATGAGCCAGGCAGAGAAGGCACTTGCCATGGCCTTGGGGAACTTGGAGGAGGCAGTGCAGTTAATCGTGGACGAGAAGGTGGAAATTGGCCCAGCAGGTGCGAGTGTGAAG GAACTGGCTCGGCCCCGCAGAGCACCCAACCACGAGGAACTGAAACAGGTTATCCTACAGAA ATATATGATGGTGGATAGTGCAGATGATCAGAAAACACATCGGCCAGCCCCGCCCAAAGAG GCTCCCAAGAAGTTGATCCGCTATATAGATAACCAGGTGGTAAGTACAAAGGGAGAGAGGTACAAAGACATCAAGAAGCCTGAGAGTGAGGAGATGAAGAGAACCTACATCAGCCTCAAACCAGCCAGGAAGTACAAGTTCCACTGA
- the FBXL15 gene encoding F-box/LRR-repeat protein 15 has protein sequence MMSLTPARGCLLDLPWEDILVPHILCHLPLQQLLSLQRVSKSFQSLIQLYLANMRCFDSSQIGPAIPRAAFVNLLKDNEVLQQLALQNCSDWLTDRELLPVIRQNYHLHQIQLKGCAQLSRDALVAISLSCPNLRRLSLAHCEWVDSLSLRSLADHCKTLEAVDLTACRQLKDEAICYLVQKCSRLKSLSLAVNANVGDVAVEEIARCCPELEHLDLTGCLRVKNDSIRVLAEYCPKLRSLKVKHCHNVAESSLSILRNRGVELDVEPPLQRALVLLQDVVGFAPFINLQI, from the exons ATGATGAGTTTGACCCCCGCCAGGGGATGTCTCCTGGACCTGCCCTGGGAAGACATCTTGGTTCCACATATCCTCTGTCATCTGCCACTGCAGCAACTCCTGAGCCTGCAGAGGGTCAGCAAGTCATTCCAGTCTCTCATCCAGCTGTACCTGGCCAACATGCGCTGCTTCGACTCAAGCCAG ATTGGACCTGCCATCCCACGAGCTGCCTTTGTTAACCTGCTGAAGGACAATGAAgtactgcagcagctggcactcCAAAACTGCTCTGACTGGCTGAcggacagggagctgctcccAGTCATCAGGCAGAATTACCACCTGCACCAGATCCAGCTgaagggctgtgcccagctcagtCGCGATGCACTGGTGGCCATCTCGCTGAGCTGCCCCAACCTGCGCCGGCTCTCCCTGGCTCACTGTGAGTGGGTGGACAGCCTGTCCCTGCGCAGCCTGGCTGACCACTGCAAGACACTGGAGGCTGTGGACCTGACAGCCTGTCGCCAGCTGAAGGACGAGGCCATCTGCTACCTAGTGCAAAAGTGCAGCAGGCTCAAGTCTCTGTCACTGGCTGTCAATGCCAATGTGGGTGATGTGGCTGTTGAGGAGATTGCCAGGTGCTGCCCCGAGCTGGAGCACCTGGACCTCACGGGGTGTCTGCGAGTCAAGAATGATTCCATCAG GGTTTTGGCTGAGTACTGTCCCAAGCTGCGCTCGCTGAAGGTGAAGCATTGCCACAATGTGGCTGAGTCCAGCCTGAGCATCCTCCGAAACCGTGGGGTGGAGCTGGATGTGGAGCCTCCACTGCAGAGGGCTCTAGTTCTCCTGCAGGACGTTGTTGGCTTTGCCCCTTTCATCAACCTCCAGATCTAG